In Salvelinus namaycush isolate Seneca chromosome 37, SaNama_1.0, whole genome shotgun sequence, the following are encoded in one genomic region:
- the erp44 gene encoding endoplasmic reticulum resident protein 44 isoform X1, with translation MKLPPIVSSLEVGFFTILLVTGLSTPGQAEITSLDTGNIEDILNNAGVALVNFYADWCRFSQMLQPIFEEASNIAREEFPDVTQVVFARVDCDQHSDIAQRYRISKYPTLKLFRNGMMMKREYRGQRSVTAIADFIRQQKVDPIKEIHSLEEGNTVDRDRRNIIGYFDQKDSENYHTFEKVANILRDDCVFLAAFGDVSQTERFSGDNVIYKPMGETVPDMVYLGSLTNFDLTYAWAQDKCVPLVREITFENGEELTEEGIPFLILFHVKEDTESLEKFQHEVARQLISEKGSINFLHADCEKFRHPLLHIQKTPADCPVIAIDSFRHMYVYPEFRDIEIPGKLRQFVLDLHSGKLHREFHHGPDPTDSTPGQEEIGEVASNPPESSFQKLAPSETRYTLLRDRDEL, from the exons GTGACTGGTCTCTCCACTCCAGGCCAGGCTGAAATTACCAGTCTAGACACAGGAAACATTGAAGACATCCTCA ACAATGCTGGAGTGGCGTTGGTTAATTTCTATGCAGACTG gtGTAGATTCAGCCAGATGCTCCAGCCTATCTTTGAGGAGGCATCGAACATCGCGAGGGAGGAGTTTCCTGATGTCACTCAGGTGGTGTTTGCGCGCGTCGACTGTGATCAGCACT ctgaCATAGCTCAGCGGTACAGGATCAGTAAGTACCCTACGTTGAAGTTGTTCCGTAATgggatgatgatgaagagggagtacaggggtcagaggtcagtcaCAGCCATCGCTGACTTCATCCGCCAGCAGAAGGTTGATCCCATTAAAGAGATACACAGTCTGGAAGAGGGCAACACTGTGGAT agggACAGGCGTAACATTATTGGTTACTTTGATCAGAAGGATTCTGAGAACTACCACACGTTTGAGAAGGTGGCCAACATCCTCCGAGACGACTGTGTGTTTCTCGCTGCCTTCGG TGACGTGTCCCAGACAGAGAGGTTCAGTGGTGATAATGTGATCTATAAACCGATGGGGGAGACTGTTCCTGACATGGTGTACCTGGGCTCACTAACCAACTTTGACCTCACCTACGCTTGGGCGCAGGACAAATGTGTCCCTCTGGTCCGCGAGATCACCTTCGAAAACGGAGAG gagcTGACTGAAGAGGGGATCCCATTCCTCATCCTGTTTCACGTGAAGGAGGACACAGAGAGCTTGGAGAAGTTCCAGCACGAGGTGGCACGCCAGCTCATCAGCGAGAAAG GATCTATAAACTTTCTGCATGCGGACTGTGAAAAGTTCCGTCACCCACTGCTGCACATCCAGAAGACGCCAGCAGACTGTCCTGTCATTGCTATAGACTCCTTCAGACACATGTATGTGTACCCTGAGTTCAGAGACATTGA GATCCCTGGGAAGCTGAGGCAGTTTGTTCTGGACCTCCACTCTGGGAAGTTACACAGAGAGTTCCACCACGGCCCAGACCCGACAGACAGCACACCTGGACAG gAGGAGATCGGTGAGGTGGCCAGTAACCCACCAGAGAGTTCCTTCCAGAAGTTAGCCCCCAGTGAGACGCGCTACACACTCCTCAGGGACCGTGATGAACTGTGA
- the erp44 gene encoding endoplasmic reticulum resident protein 44 isoform X2: MLQPIFEEASNIAREEFPDVTQVVFARVDCDQHSDIAQRYRISKYPTLKLFRNGMMMKREYRGQRSVTAIADFIRQQKVDPIKEIHSLEEGNTVDRDRRNIIGYFDQKDSENYHTFEKVANILRDDCVFLAAFGDVSQTERFSGDNVIYKPMGETVPDMVYLGSLTNFDLTYAWAQDKCVPLVREITFENGEELTEEGIPFLILFHVKEDTESLEKFQHEVARQLISEKGSINFLHADCEKFRHPLLHIQKTPADCPVIAIDSFRHMYVYPEFRDIEIPGKLRQFVLDLHSGKLHREFHHGPDPTDSTPGQEEIGEVASNPPESSFQKLAPSETRYTLLRDRDEL, from the exons ATGCTCCAGCCTATCTTTGAGGAGGCATCGAACATCGCGAGGGAGGAGTTTCCTGATGTCACTCAGGTGGTGTTTGCGCGCGTCGACTGTGATCAGCACT ctgaCATAGCTCAGCGGTACAGGATCAGTAAGTACCCTACGTTGAAGTTGTTCCGTAATgggatgatgatgaagagggagtacaggggtcagaggtcagtcaCAGCCATCGCTGACTTCATCCGCCAGCAGAAGGTTGATCCCATTAAAGAGATACACAGTCTGGAAGAGGGCAACACTGTGGAT agggACAGGCGTAACATTATTGGTTACTTTGATCAGAAGGATTCTGAGAACTACCACACGTTTGAGAAGGTGGCCAACATCCTCCGAGACGACTGTGTGTTTCTCGCTGCCTTCGG TGACGTGTCCCAGACAGAGAGGTTCAGTGGTGATAATGTGATCTATAAACCGATGGGGGAGACTGTTCCTGACATGGTGTACCTGGGCTCACTAACCAACTTTGACCTCACCTACGCTTGGGCGCAGGACAAATGTGTCCCTCTGGTCCGCGAGATCACCTTCGAAAACGGAGAG gagcTGACTGAAGAGGGGATCCCATTCCTCATCCTGTTTCACGTGAAGGAGGACACAGAGAGCTTGGAGAAGTTCCAGCACGAGGTGGCACGCCAGCTCATCAGCGAGAAAG GATCTATAAACTTTCTGCATGCGGACTGTGAAAAGTTCCGTCACCCACTGCTGCACATCCAGAAGACGCCAGCAGACTGTCCTGTCATTGCTATAGACTCCTTCAGACACATGTATGTGTACCCTGAGTTCAGAGACATTGA GATCCCTGGGAAGCTGAGGCAGTTTGTTCTGGACCTCCACTCTGGGAAGTTACACAGAGAGTTCCACCACGGCCCAGACCCGACAGACAGCACACCTGGACAG gAGGAGATCGGTGAGGTGGCCAGTAACCCACCAGAGAGTTCCTTCCAGAAGTTAGCCCCCAGTGAGACGCGCTACACACTCCTCAGGGACCGTGATGAACTGTGA